The following is a genomic window from Labeo rohita strain BAU-BD-2019 chromosome 15, IGBB_LRoh.1.0, whole genome shotgun sequence.
TATACACATGGCTATGAACATACTTATTTATGTgcttattattagtaataatgtAACACTTGCAATTCTTTAAAACTGCATAAACTGGGTAACAAAAGCAAGCACATATTAGGAAATACATTTGAATGGCAAAACAACTCACTATACAGAAAAACACATTGACTCGTGCTGTATCATCACAAATGAATAGAGTTGCAGTACAAAAAGAGTACGTTTGTTCACACATAGTCTCGTTTGTCAAAGCCAGCGGGTGGTACAGACCGTGCAGCGGAGTAAACCATCCTGCTGGGTGGACCGTACCTATTTTCTTCCTGTGGGGGGCAGCTGCAGCAGAGAATCCCCCCTCCAATCAGCAGAAGGGCGCTACATGCCCATCCCAGGTAAAGAGACGCACCGATTTCCCTCTTTTGTGCCTCAATGACTATGGGGTTGTAGAAGGAAGTGATGATACTGTGAGCAGACCAGCACACAGGGATCAAGTGCATGACCGCAGCACAAATGAAGGTGACTCCAGCGGCGATCATAACTCTGGCTTTGGCGCGCTCTCCCTCTAGGCAATTAGTGCACTTGGCCCCCACAATGGAGAGGAGGAGTCCCATTACTCCCATCACGATGGCGATCACACACAGAGCCCGAGCCGCCTGCAGGTCTGAGCTGAGAGCCAGCATTGAGTCGTAGACTTTGCACTGCATCTGGCCAGTGCTTTGCACCACACAGTTCATCCAGATTCCCTCCCATATGGTCTGCGCCGTTACGATGTTCACCCCGATGAAAGCCGTGACCTTCCACATGGGTAAAGCGCAAGACACGATGCCTACAAGCCAACCGAACACAGCTAGGGTGACCCCTAGTATCTCCAACCCTAGAGCTGCCATTCTGTTTTATACGGGAATGTGCTGTGAAATCAATTCCATTCGCCAAGGAAAGACTCTCGGCACAATGGCTCATGCTTTATAATGCAACGATGAGGAAGGTGGAGTTATGTTGGAAAAAGTCTCGGGGGATTGGCTAAACTTTGAGTGAGCTTAACCTTGGCATGGAAACGAGTTTGTTTAATGATTTAGCTCTCTTCATCTGGTATTTCCCACTCAGAGACCAAATGGTAGATAGATAACAAAAGCCCAGGGGGAACTGGTTAAAGGATAACTGGCATGACCACTGCAAGTCTAGAAGAAAATGTCCAATGGCTTGAGATTGAAATTCATGCTTCAGATGCATAAACAGGCAAAAACGTAATTTGTTTGGATACTATGAGCAGAGATTGTAAGCGTTAATTCAGCTGATTCATCAGGTTTCACCTGAGAAGGAGCAGCAAAGTCAATAAAGATTGAATCAGTGATGCCTGACAACGTGTATTTCTGCTATCAACAGTCCACGATTCCTCAAGGCCACACAATAATAGAATCACTCTGACCTAAACAGCATTGGGCATTATCAACTTTCtcgctttctctctcacacacacacattacacacacacacactctttaaTCAGTCATGCGTAGGTATGTCAAGCCTGGTGACCTCACGTCAGACTTTGcagtctttttttccttctttctttctttttctttcttttttatgttgGAGCATGTGGAACAAGTGGAATGAGCATCTTCTATttacaattgaggtcaaaagtttacacccccctttcagaatctgcgaaatgttaattattttaccaaagcgagggattgtacaaaatacatgttgttgtttatttagcactgacctgaaaaagGTATTTCatatgaaagatgtttacatatagtccacaagagaaaataattgtatggggtcatttttataaaatagttgattttataaaaatgaccctgttcaaaagtttacatatgcttgattcttaatactgtgttgttacctgaataatccacaactgttctttttttgttgttgttgtttgtttgtttgtttgtttgtttgtttgtttgttttgtttagtgatagttgttcatgagtcccttttttgtcctgaacagttaaactgctgctgttcttcagaaaaatccttcaggtcccacaaattctttgcttttccagcatttttgtgtatatgaatcctttccaacaatgactgtataattttaagactcaacttttcacactgaggacaactgagggactcatacgcaactattacagaaggttcaaatgctcactgatgctccagaaggaaaaacttaagatcagggtaaatttaacttatttcatcttctgggaaacatgtaactatcttctgtagcctctgaagggcagtactaaattttaaaaaaatatataaaatttaggcaaaataaaaaaaaaatgtacacatatccattctgttcaaaagttttcaccccccactCTTAATGCTTCATTTTTACTTCTGGAGCGTCAGTGAGCATTTCTATAATAGTTTCTATAATAGTtaattctgtaatagttgcatgtgagtccctcagttgtcctcagtgtgaaaagatgaatcttaaaatcat
Proteins encoded in this region:
- the LOC127177444 gene encoding claudin-9, whose amino-acid sequence is MASAGLEILGMILTVAGWLGVMVACCLPMWRVAAYIGQNIVITQIVWEGLWMSCVVQSTGQMHCRVYDSMLGLPDDLQAARALTVVSTLLGVVGIALAVAGAKCTNCTSDAANKPRIMLGAGVTFITCGLLLLVAVCWTANGIILDFHNPLLEETQKREFGNSLYFGWGASCLLILGGAILSCSCSSKSQNNAVPTRVDYSGVKSMSNRMAALGLEILGVTLAVFGWLVGIVSCALPMWKVTAFIGVNIVTAQTIWEGIWMNCVVQSTGQMQCKVYDSMLALSSDLQAARALCVIAIVMGVMGLLLSIVGAKCTNCLEGERAKARVMIAAGVTFICAAVMHLIPVCWSAHSIITSFYNPIVIEAQKREIGASLYLGWACSALLLIGGGILCCSCPPQEENRYGPPSRMVYSAARSVPPAGFDKRDYV